A single genomic interval of Microbacterium sp. LWO14-1.2 harbors:
- the manD gene encoding D-mannonate dehydratase ManD — protein MTIDKAEVIVTSPDRNFVTVKLTTSDGVTGLGDATLNGRELAVVAYLTEHVAPLLIGADESRIEDTWQFLYRSAYWRRGPVTMAAIAAVDMALWDIKGKVAGLPVYQLLGGASRNGLMAYGHASGKELPELFDSIRAHQEQGYKAIRVQTGVPTLKAIYGIAAQGADVGDASVRYDHEPARRGAKPVEEDWDTRAYLNHLPGVFEAVRNEFGPDIPLLHDGHHRMTPIQAARLGKDLEPYDLFWLEDCTPAENQEALRLVRQHTTTPLAIGEIFNTVWDFKDIIRDQLIDYVRGAVTHMGGITALKKTLDYAAMYQIKSGMHGPTDISPVGMAAAMHLGLSIHNFGIQEYMKHGSRTDQVFQQSFTWTDGYLHPGDKPGLGVELDVDEAGKYPYEQAYLPYNRLLDGTVHDW, from the coding sequence ATGACCATCGACAAGGCAGAGGTGATCGTCACCAGCCCCGACCGCAACTTCGTCACGGTGAAGCTCACCACGTCGGACGGGGTCACGGGACTCGGCGACGCCACCCTGAACGGGCGAGAGCTGGCCGTCGTGGCCTACCTCACCGAGCACGTCGCGCCGTTGCTGATCGGCGCAGACGAGTCGCGGATCGAGGACACCTGGCAGTTCCTGTACCGCAGCGCCTACTGGCGCCGGGGGCCGGTCACGATGGCGGCGATCGCCGCGGTCGACATGGCCCTGTGGGACATCAAGGGCAAGGTCGCAGGGCTGCCGGTGTATCAGCTGCTCGGCGGGGCGTCGCGCAACGGGCTCATGGCGTACGGGCACGCCTCGGGCAAGGAGCTGCCCGAGCTGTTCGACTCGATCCGCGCCCACCAGGAGCAGGGATACAAGGCGATCCGCGTGCAGACCGGTGTGCCGACGCTGAAGGCGATCTACGGCATCGCGGCGCAGGGAGCCGACGTCGGCGACGCGAGCGTGCGGTACGACCACGAACCCGCCCGTCGCGGCGCGAAGCCGGTCGAGGAGGACTGGGACACCCGGGCCTACCTCAACCACCTCCCCGGTGTCTTCGAGGCCGTGCGCAACGAATTCGGCCCCGACATCCCGCTGCTGCACGACGGCCATCACCGGATGACCCCGATCCAGGCCGCGCGTCTCGGCAAGGACCTCGAACCGTACGACCTGTTCTGGCTCGAGGACTGCACCCCGGCGGAGAACCAGGAAGCGCTGCGACTGGTGCGCCAGCACACGACCACGCCGCTCGCGATCGGCGAGATCTTCAACACGGTGTGGGACTTCAAGGACATCATCCGCGACCAGCTCATCGACTACGTCCGCGGCGCGGTCACACACATGGGTGGCATCACGGCGCTGAAGAAGACGCTCGACTACGCCGCGATGTACCAGATCAAGTCAGGCATGCACGGGCCGACCGACATCTCCCCTGTCGGGATGGCCGCCGCCATGCACCTCGGGCTGTCGATCCACAACTTCGGCATCCAGGAGTACATGAAGCACGGCTCGCGCACCGACCAGGTCTTCCAGCAGTCATTCACCTGGACGGACGGCTACCTGCACCCCGGAGACAAGCCGGGTCTCGGCGTCGAGCTCGACGTCGACGAGGCGGGGAAGTACCCGTACGAGCAGGCCTATCTGCCGTACAACCGCCTGCTCGACGGCACCGTCCACGACTGGTGA
- a CDS encoding DUF4097 family beta strand repeat-containing protein: MTTPQHDPAFDPRSGQTPLTPPPVAGPEAPPAATEPPTGGPGGSGRGPGVTAILVTTAVIGGIALLGSGATAAVAATGTMLSSSGERGDSVQTVDAEGITSIDLDVDAGNMRVEFGDVDEAELSVTNSRNPGWTLEREGDELVVRSPDFEWGWWFGGWFGDDQSAVLTLPEDLRTDAVDADLTLDAGSLDVVGDFGALDLTVNAGALDVEGSAESLAVEMSAGRADVALDGVDQADLSVSAGDMNVDLTGRAPSLTTIEVSAGSLDLTVPDTSYAIKEDVSAGSLDARVDKGSSSARVIQVSLSAGSVTIRPGA; the protein is encoded by the coding sequence ATGACTACTCCCCAGCATGATCCCGCGTTCGACCCGCGGAGCGGACAGACTCCGCTGACTCCGCCTCCCGTCGCCGGACCCGAGGCACCGCCGGCGGCCACCGAGCCCCCGACCGGTGGACCCGGCGGCTCAGGGCGCGGCCCCGGCGTCACCGCGATCCTCGTGACCACCGCGGTGATCGGCGGCATCGCGCTGCTCGGATCGGGTGCCACGGCGGCCGTCGCCGCGACCGGCACGATGCTCTCCTCCTCGGGCGAGCGCGGAGACTCGGTGCAGACGGTGGATGCCGAGGGCATCACGAGCATCGACCTCGACGTCGACGCGGGCAACATGCGCGTCGAGTTCGGCGACGTCGACGAGGCGGAGCTCTCGGTCACCAACTCCCGGAACCCGGGATGGACGCTCGAGCGCGAGGGCGACGAGCTCGTGGTCCGCAGCCCCGATTTCGAGTGGGGCTGGTGGTTCGGCGGATGGTTCGGCGACGACCAGTCGGCCGTGCTCACTCTGCCGGAGGATCTCAGGACGGATGCCGTGGACGCCGACCTCACGCTCGACGCCGGCAGCCTCGACGTGGTCGGAGACTTCGGCGCACTCGACCTCACCGTCAACGCGGGAGCGCTCGATGTGGAGGGCTCGGCCGAGAGCCTGGCCGTCGAGATGAGCGCCGGCCGTGCGGACGTCGCGCTCGACGGCGTCGACCAGGCCGACCTCAGCGTCTCGGCAGGCGACATGAACGTCGACCTCACCGGACGTGCCCCGTCGCTGACGACGATCGAGGTCAGCGCCGGGTCGCTCGACCTCACGGTGCCCGACACCTCGTACGCCATCAAAGAGGACGTGAGCGCCGGCTCGCTCGACGCCCGGGTGGACAAGGGGTCGAGCAGCGCGCGCGTGATCCAGGTGTCGCTCTCCGCGGGCAGCGTCACCATCCGCCCCGGCGCCTGA